GCCCCGCGGCAGGGTCGGCAAGGCCTGGCGGGTGAGGCAGAGCACGGACGGCGTCTTTTCCGAGCCGAGCGCAAGGGCCCAGGCCTCAGCCATCTCGACCGCATCCGCCGGCCGGAACACCAGGAGGTTCGGGATCGCCCTGAGACCGGCCAGGTGCTCCACCGGCTGGTGGGTCGGGCCGTCCTCGCCGAGGCCGATGGAATCATGCGTCATCACATGGATGACGCGGATGCCCATCAGCGCGGCGAGCCGGATGGCCGGGCGCGAATAGTCGGAGAACACCAGGAACGTGCCGCCATAGGGCACGAAGCCGCCATGCAGGGCGATGCCGTTCATGGCGCAGGCCATGCCGTGCTCGCGGATGCCGTAATGGATGTAGGAGCCGGCAAAATTTCCGGGCCTGACCGGCGCCTGGGACTTGGCCTGCGTCAGGTTGGAATGGGTGAGGTCGGCCGAGCCGCCGGCGAGGTTGGCCATGGCCGGCGCCAGGGCCTCGATCACCTGCTGCGAGGCCTGGCGCGTCGCGATGACGGGCTTTTCGCCGGCGAAGCGTTCGCGCACGGCGTCGAGCGCCGCATGGGCCGTGGCGGGGATGTCGCCCCGCACGCCTTCCGCAAAGCGCCGCCGCGTCTCCACCGGCAAGCTGTCGAGGTGCCGGCGCCAGGCCCGGTGGGCGGCGGCGGAGCGCTGCCCCGCCTGCCGCCAGGCGGCGCGGATCGGCTCCGGCACCTCGAAGGGCGCATGCGGCCAGTTCAGCCTGGCGCGGGCGGCGGCGATCTCCTCGGGCCCGAGCGGGGCGCCGTGCACCTTCTCCGAGCCCTGCTTGTTCGGGGCGCCATAGCCGATGATGGTGCGGCAGGCGATGAAGGACGGCCGGTCGGTGCGCCGCTCGGCCGCGATCGCCACGGCCACCGCCTCGGGATCATGGCCGTCCACCCGCCGCACCGACCAGCCCGCCGCGGCAAAGCGCGCCGACTGGTCGTCGGAGCAGGACAGGCTGGTGGCGCCGTCGATCGAGATCGCATTGTCGTCGAACAGCACGATCAGCTTGGAAAGGCCGAGATGCCCCGCCAGCGAGATCGCCTCGTGGCTGAGCCCCTCCATCAGGCAGCCGTCGCCGACTAGGGCATAGGTGTGGTGGTCGACGACGTCGGCGCCGAAACGGGCGGCCAGCATGCGCTCGGCCAGCGCCATGCCGACGGCGGTGGCGATGCCCTGGCCGAGCGGCCCGGTCGTGGTCTCGACGCCCGGCGTGTGGCCATATTCGGGATGGCCGGCCGTCAGCGCTCCCCATTGCCGGAAGGAGCGCAGCTCGTCCGCCGTCATCCGGGGATAGCCGGTGAGGTGCAGCAGGGCGTAGAGCAGCATCGAGCCGTGCCCGGCCGACAGCACGAAGCGGTCGCGGTCGGCCCAGGCCGGGTCGGCCGGATCGAACTTGAGGAAGCGGGTGAACAGCACCGTCGCCACGTCGGCCATGCCCATCGGCATGCCGGGATGGCCGGAATTGGCCGCCTGCACCGCATCCATGGCCAGGGCCCGGACGGCATTGGCCATGTCGCGGAGCGAGACGTCGGCGGCGGCAGGCGCGGGCGCCCCGGCGATGCCGTGCAGGCCGGCCGCGGGCGGCGCGAAGGTGGTGGCTGACGTCATGACGCCCTCCGCTTGCGCTCGATGAGCGTCAGGATGATCGGGGTGAGGATGAGCTGCATCGCCAGGTCGAGCTTGTTGCCGGCGATGACGATCGAGTTGGCCCGCGACATGAAGCTGCCGGGGATCATCGACAGGAGGTAGGGGAAGTCGATGCCGCGCGGATTGGCGAAGCGGATCACCACCATCGATTCGTCCGGCGTCGGGATCCAGCGCGCGATGAACGGGTTGGAGGTGTCGACCGTCGGCACGCGCTGGAAGTTGATGTCGGTGCGGGTGAACTGCGGACAGATCGTGTTCACATAGTCCGGCATGCGCCTGAGGATCGTGTCGGTCACCGCCTCGGTGGAATAGCCGCGCAGCGAGCGGTCGCGATGGATCTTCTGGATCCATTCGAGGTTGATCACCGGCACGACGCCGATCCGGACGTCGGAATGGCGGGCGATGTCGATGCCCTCGCCCACCACCGCGCCGTGCAGGCCCTCGTAGAACAGGAGGTCCGTCTCCGGCTCGAACGGCTTCCAGGCGGTGAAGGTGCCGGCCGGGCAGCCCAGGATCTCGGCTTCCTCGGCGTCGTGGACATAGTGGCGGGTGCGCCCGCCGCCGCTCTCGGCATAGTCCGCGAAGGTCTGCTCGAGCTCGGCCAGGAGGTTGGCGTCGGGACCGAAATGGCTGAAATGGCGGTTGCCCCGCTCATATTCCTCGGCCATCCGCGCCTTCATCTCGGCCCGGTCATGGCGGTGGAAGGCGTCACCCTCGATGAAGGCGGCGGTGATCTTCTCGCGCCGGAAGATCTGCACGAACACGGTCTTGACCGAGGTCGTGCCCGCTCCGGAGGAGCCGGTGACGGAGATGATGGGATGCTTGGCGGACATGGGCTCCCCCCGGGGCGTCAGACGCGGAACAGGCTGCGGCGGCCGAACAGGGGCGAGGTCTCGCCCGTGTCCTGCGGCGCGGCGTAGTAGCGGGCGATCCTCTCCACCTCCCGGCGCGAGCCGAAGACCAGCGGCACGCGCTGGTGCAGGGCGGCGGGGACGAGGTCGAGGATGCGGCTGCGCCCGTCGCTGGCGCCGCCGCCGGCCTGCTCGACGAGGAAGGCGATCGGGTTGGCCTCGTAGGTGAGGCGCAGGCGCCCCTGCCGGTAGTTCGGGCGAGCGTCGGCGGGGTAGAGATAGATGCCGCCGCGCGTCAGGATGCGCGTCGCCTCCGCCACCAGCGAGGCGTTCCAGCGGGTGTTGAAGTCGGTGCCGTGCGGGCCGGACGCACCCTTCTGGCAATCCGCGACATAGAGCCGGACCGCCTCGTCCCAATGCCGGTGGTTCGAGCCGTTGATGGCGTATTCGCGGGTCTCGCGCGGGATCTCGACGGCGGCGCTGGTCAGCACGAAGGCGCCGCAGTCCGGATCCAGGGTGAAGACCTGCGTGCCCGAGCCGAAGGTGAGCGCCAGCAGCGTGCGCGAGCCGTACATGAAGTAGCCGGCGGCGATCTAGGCGGTGCCGGGCTGCAGCAGGCCGCCGGCCGCGTCGCCGGCCCGCGGCAGCACCGCGAAGATGGTGCCGACCGGCACGCCGGTGTCGATATTGTCGGAACCGTCGAGCGGATCGATCGCCACGGCGATCGGCGCGGCGGCCGCGGCGGAGAGCGGCGCATCGAGCTCCTCCGAGCCGATCACCGCCACCGGCGCGGCGCGGAGCGCGTCGACCATCAGCCGGTTGGCGACGAGGTCGAGCTCCTTCTGGGTGTCGCCCCCCTGCCCCTCCCCGCGCACCGCCGCCAGCGATCCGGCGAGCGGTCCGCGGGCGAGCAGGGCCGACAGCGCTCGCGCCGCACCGGCCAGCGCCAGGACCGCATCGGCGGCCGCGGCCTCGGCCGCGCCCAGCGGGCGATAGCGCATCAGATGAGTTTCGAGCCTGGTGCTGCCCGGCATGCCGACCTCCCCCTCGCCCGCTTCGACCGGCGGGTCATCGCTCCGGGAAGGACGCAGCGCCTTCGCCCGATGCAGCCATCATGGCGGGCCGGTCTTGTAAGTAAATTTGAATTTTGTTACGGTCGTTTTCAGAAAAAATGAACGAGACCATCGATGCGCAACGTGACCATGAAGCAGCTGCGCACCTTTGCCGCCCTGGTGAAGGCAGGTTCGGTCACCGGCGCGGCCCAGAGCCTCAACATCACGCCGCCGGCGGTGACGCTGCAGATGCAGCTCCTGCAGGAGCAGGCCGGCCTGCCGCTGATCGAGCGCACCTCGGCCGGCATGACGCCGACCGATGCGGGGCGCGAGGTGCTGGCGGCCGCCGAGCGCGTGGCGGCGGTGCTGTCGGAATGCGAGGCGGGCCTGGCCGAGCTCGCCGGCTCCCAGCGCGGCACGGCTTCGGTCGGCATCGTCAGCACCGCCAAATATTTCGCCCCGCGCGCCCTCGCCGCCTTCGCCCGCCAGCATCCGGAGATCACGCTGCACCTCACCGTCGGCAACCGGTCCGAGATCATCGCCGGGCTGCGCCAGCTCGATTTCGACATCGCCATCATGGGCCGCCCGCCCGAGGAGCTGGAGGTCGAGGCCACGGTGATCGGCGAGAATCCGCATGTGATCATCGCCGCGCCCGACCATCCCCTCGCCGGCCGGCGCGCCATCGACCCTGCGCTGCTCGCCGGCGAGACCATGATGGTGCGCGAGCCCGGCAGCGGCACGCGCAGCCTGATGGAGCGCTTCTTCGCCGACGCCCGCGTCGCGCCCCGGCGCGGCATGCAGATGTCGAGCAACGAGACCATCAAGCAGGCGGTCATGGCCGGGCTCGGCATCGCCTTCATTTCCGGCCACACCATCGAGGCGGAGATCGCCTCGGGGCGCCTCACCATGCTCGACATCGTCGGCCTGCCGGTCATCCGGCAATGGATGATCGTCCACTTGCGCCAGCGCCGCCTGATGCCGGCGGTGAAGACGCTCTGCCGCTTCCTGATCGACCACGGCGAGACCTTCCTGCCGGTGCCGCGGACCGGCTTTCAGGGCATCGACCGCCGCTTTGCCGAGATCGACCTGCCGCATTGACGGCCTCGCCTTATCGGGCCGCCTCGGGCATGATGG
This portion of the Labrys wisconsinensis genome encodes:
- the tkt gene encoding transketolase, which codes for MANAVRALAMDAVQAANSGHPGMPMGMADVATVLFTRFLKFDPADPAWADRDRFVLSAGHGSMLLYALLHLTGYPRMTADELRSFRQWGALTAGHPEYGHTPGVETTTGPLGQGIATAVGMALAERMLAARFGADVVDHHTYALVGDGCLMEGLSHEAISLAGHLGLSKLIVLFDDNAISIDGATSLSCSDDQSARFAAAGWSVRRVDGHDPEAVAVAIAAERRTDRPSFIACRTIIGYGAPNKQGSEKVHGAPLGPEEIAAARARLNWPHAPFEVPEPIRAAWRQAGQRSAAAHRAWRRHLDSLPVETRRRFAEGVRGDIPATAHAALDAVRERFAGEKPVIATRQASQQVIEALAPAMANLAGGSADLTHSNLTQAKSQAPVRPGNFAGSYIHYGIREHGMACAMNGIALHGGFVPYGGTFLVFSDYSRPAIRLAALMGIRVIHVMTHDSIGLGEDGPTHQPVEHLAGLRAIPNLLVFRPADAVEMAEAWALALGSEKTPSVLCLTRQALPTLPRGETTRGGVARGAYVVVEPDGGRDVTLIATGSEVSLALGAAEALAADGIRAAVISAPCFELFQRQAPDDRRAVLGSAPRVGVEAAIEGGWARWLGEDGAFVGMAGFGASAPAEVLFRQFGITAEAVAEAARRLLDGRE
- a CDS encoding phosphoribulokinase → MSAKHPIISVTGSSGAGTTSVKTVFVQIFRREKITAAFIEGDAFHRHDRAEMKARMAEEYERGNRHFSHFGPDANLLAELEQTFADYAESGGGRTRHYVHDAEEAEILGCPAGTFTAWKPFEPETDLLFYEGLHGAVVGEGIDIARHSDVRIGVVPVINLEWIQKIHRDRSLRGYSTEAVTDTILRRMPDYVNTICPQFTRTDINFQRVPTVDTSNPFIARWIPTPDESMVVIRFANPRGIDFPYLLSMIPGSFMSRANSIVIAGNKLDLAMQLILTPIILTLIERKRRAS
- a CDS encoding LysR family transcriptional regulator → MRNVTMKQLRTFAALVKAGSVTGAAQSLNITPPAVTLQMQLLQEQAGLPLIERTSAGMTPTDAGREVLAAAERVAAVLSECEAGLAELAGSQRGTASVGIVSTAKYFAPRALAAFARQHPEITLHLTVGNRSEIIAGLRQLDFDIAIMGRPPEELEVEATVIGENPHVIIAAPDHPLAGRRAIDPALLAGETMMVREPGSGTRSLMERFFADARVAPRRGMQMSSNETIKQAVMAGLGIAFISGHTIEAEIASGRLTMLDIVGLPVIRQWMIVHLRQRRLMPAVKTLCRFLIDHGETFLPVPRTGFQGIDRRFAEIDLPH